The stretch of DNA CCGGGCGAGAGCTCCCGCTCGCGGACACCGCCGAGCGCTGCTTCCAGGTGCACCCGCGGCCCGGCGACCCGGACGACTACCGGCGGGTGCACGCGGAACTCGCCGCGGTGCTGCCGGGCCGCGGAGATCCCGCGATCCGGCTCGCTCGCCTGCGCGCGGCCGAGGCGGTGCCCGCTGACTCGCTTTCCGCGGCGGTGTCGGCGCTTTCCCGCGCGTTGCGCGCGCAGGCGCGCGCGGAGATCGGGCTGCCCGCCCAGGAGTCCGTGCGCTTCCGGCTCGTCCGCGATCGTCCCTGGACCGGCTTGCACCGCTACCTCGGCGACTTCCGCTCGCTGGTCGCGGTGAACGCCGATCACGAGCATTGGGCGGGTCAGCTCCCGTGGCTGGTGGCGCACGAGTCCTACCCCGGGCATCACACCGATCAGTGCCGCAAGGAGAGCGCGTCCGCGCAGCGGCCGGAACTAGCACTGGCGTTGCGGGACACGCCGCAGAGCGTGATCTCCGAAGGACTCGCCGATCTCGGCCTCCGGATCGCGGTAGGGCCGGGCTGGGGCCGGTGGGCCGCCGAGGTGCTGGCAGGCGCCGGTGTGGCCATGGACGGTGAGCTGGCGGAGCGGGTGCAGGGGCTGCTGCGGCAGCTGAGCCGGGTCCGCTGGGATGCGGCGCTGCTGCTGCACGATCGCGGCGCTGATGCGGGCACCGCTGTCCGGCATCTGCGCCGATGGGGGCTGATGTCCGAACGGCGGGCCCGTGCGCTGGTGGAGTTCCTCGCGGATCGGCGCCGAGCCGTCCGCACCGCCGCCTACGTCGAAGGCGGCCGGCTGGTGGGCTCTTGGCTCGGCGCCTGCCCGGCGCGTGGTGACCGGGTGCGGCGATTGCTGGACGAGGCGTGGACTCCGCGCGCGCTGGCGCGGGAGCTCGGGTGCCTGCCGCAGGCCGAGGCCGGGTGCTCCGTTCGGCGGTAGCCGGCCGCGATGACCGGTACAGCCGGTCGCTCACTCGATCAGACCAATGTGGACACCGTGTTGATCACCGCACGTGCGTGCTCCCGCGTCGTTCCGGGCGTCGGCGTTGAACGGCGGGTGAATTCCGGAGAACCCTTGCTCACCAGGGCATTCGTTCGGTGTCCCGGGATTCCGGGGTGAGCGGAAAACCGACATAACGGGCGCGGATGTGAAGTCCGGTCGACCATCCGGCGAATCACCTGTGTGGTCGCCTGCCCAGAACCGAACCACGCAGGTAGCGTCCGCAAGTGACGGGTCGACGTGTGAATGACCCGTCCGGGGAGGCCCTGACCGTGGCTGTTGGCTGGATCGGACGGTATCACCGTCCACCGTGGTCGCTCGGGGCCGGTGCGCGGCCCCCGCGGCTGCGCCGGACCGCCCGCCGGTCCGGCCAGGCCAGGGCAGGGGCAGGCCCGGCCCGCCGACAAGCGGGTGTGCGCGCCACGCCCGCGAGGGAGTAGCCGTGACCACACGACGTTCCCAGCCCACAGCGGAGCACCCGGCCGAGACCGGTGTTCCCGCAGGCGTCCCGAATCCGGTCGAGCTCCGCACTTACGTGCTGGACACCTCGGTCCTGCTGTCCGATCCGTGGGCGATGACCCGCTTCGCCGAGCACAGCGTGGTGCTGCCGCTGGTCGTGATCAGCGAGCTGGAGGGCAAGCGGCACCACCCCGAACTCGGGTGGTTCGCTCGCGAAGCCCTGCGCGGCCTCGACGAACTGCGGATCCGCAATGGGCGCCTGGACGCTCCGGTGCAGGTCGGAGAGCACGGCGGCACGTTGCACGTCGAGCTCAACCACTCCGACCCGGAGGTGCTGCCGCCGGGGTTCCGCACCGACTCCAACGACGCCCGGATCCTGGCCTGTTCGCTGAACCTGGCCGCCGACGGGTACCGGGTCACGCTGGTCACCAAGGACATGCCGCTGCGGGTGAAGGCCGCGTCGGTCGCCTTGGAAGCCGAGGAGTACCGGGCGCAGGACGTCGTTTCCACGGGCTGGAACGGCATGGCCGACCTGGACGTGCCGCCGAACGCGGTGGACACCCTGTTCAAGGAAGGCGTGGCCGACCTCGACGACGCCCGCGACCTGCCCGCGAACACCGGTCTTCGGATGCTGGCCGGGTCGCAGAGCGCGCTGGGCCGGGTCACCGCGGACAAGCAGGTGAAGCTGGTCCGCGGCGACCGGGAGGCGTTCGGGCTGCACGGGCGCTCCGCGGAGCAGCGGATCGCGCTGGACCTGCTGCTCGACCCGGAGGTCGGGATCCTCTCGCTCGGCGGCCGCGCCGGGACGGGCAAGTCGGCGCTGGCGTTGTGCGCCGGCTTGGAAGCCGTCATGGAGCGCCAGCAGCACCGCAAGGTCGTGGTGTTCCGGCCGGTGTACGCGGTGGGCGGTCAGGAACTCGGCTACCTGCCCGGCAGCGAGAACGACAAGATGCAGCCGTGGGCGCAGGCGGTCTTCGACACGCTCGGTGCGCTGGCCAGCGAGAACGTGCTCGACGAGGTCACCGACCGGGGCATGCTGGAAGTGCTGCCGCTGACCCACATCCGCGGCCGGTCGCTGCACGACTCGTTCGTGATCGTGGATGAGGCGCAGTCGCTGGAACGCAACGTGCTGCTCACGGTGCTTTCCCGGCTCGGGGCGAACTCCCGGGTGGTGCTCACGCACGACGTGGCGCAGCGGGACAACCTGCGTGTCGGCAGGCACGACGGGGTGGCCGCGGTGATCGAGAAGTTGAAGGGTCACCCGCTGTTCGCGCACATCACGCTGACCCGCTCGGAGCGTTCGCCGGTGGCGGCGCTGGTCACGGAGATGCTGGAGGGCGAGTTCACCCCCTGATCCGGACGACGACCGCCACGCCTCGGGCGACACGCCCGCGGATCACCTGATCGTCGTGAGTGGTTCGGAGTGAACGGACTGTTCGACCAACCTGTTGGGACGAGCGGTCCGTTCACTCGGAACGTCCGGCTCACCAGCCGGTCGGCAGCGGTCGGCCCTCGGCGAAACCGGCTGCGGACTGGATGCCGACCTGTGCGCTTTCGTGGAACTCCGCCAGATTTCGCGCACCGGCGTAGGTGCACGACGAGCGCAGACCGGAACTGATCTCGTCCAGCAGGTCCTCCACCCCGGGCCGCTGCGGATCGATCCGCATCCGGGAGCTGGAGATGCCCTCCTCGAACAGCGCCTTGCGCGCTTGGTCGAACGCGCTGTCGGTGCGGGTCCGGGCGCTGACGGCCCGCTTGGAAGCCATCCCGAAGGACTCCTTGTAAGCCCGCCCGTGCTCGTCGCGCAGCAGGTCGCCGGGCGACTCGTAGGTGCCGGCGAACCACGAGCCCACCATCACCGAGGCGGCACCGGCCGCCAGCGCGAGCGCGACGTCCCGCGGGTGGCGCACGCCGCCGTCGGCCCACACGTGCTTGCCCAGCTCGCGCGCCGCCGCGGCGCATTCGGCGACCGCGGAGAACTGCGGGCGGCCGACGCCGGTCATCATCCGCGTCGTGCACATCGCGCCCGGCCCTACGCCGACCTTGATCACGTCGGCGCCCGCTTCCGCCAGGTCGCGGACGCCTTCGGCGGTCACCACGTTGCCCGCGACCACCGGGACCGACGGGTCCAGCTCGCGCACCGACCGCAGCGCGCTGATCATCTTCTCCTGGTGGCCGTGCGCGGTGTCCACGACCAGCGCGTCCACGCCCGCGGCCAGCAGCGCGGCGGCCTTGGCTGGCACGTCCCCGTTCACGCCGACCGCGGCCGCGACCCGGAGCTTGCCCGCCCCGTCCAGCGCCGGGGCGTAGACCTCCGCGCGCAGCGAACCGCGCTGGGTGAGCACGCCCGCCAGCTTGCCCTCGGCGTCCACCGCGATCGCGAGCTGCCTGCCCTGCCGGTGCAGCTGCTCGAAAACCTCGCGGGGTTTGGTCTCCAGCGGCAGCACCACGGGGTTGCGATCGGCGACTTCGCCGACGCGGGCGAACCGGTCGACCCCGGTGCAGGCGGCCTCGTCGGCCACCCCGACCGGGCGGCCGTCCTCGTCGACGACGACCACCGCGCCGTGCGCGCGCTTCGGCAGCAAGTTGAGGACGTCGGTCACCGCGTCGTCGGGGCGCAGCACCAGCGGCGTGTCCCAGACGGGATGCCGCTCCTTCACCCAGGAAACGATCTCACCGACCGCGCTCGGCGCGACGTCTTGCGGGAGCACCACGAGACCGCCGCGGCGAGCGACGGTCTCGGCCATCCGGCGGCCCGCGACGGCGGTCATGTTGGCGACCACGATCGGCAGCGTCGTGCCCGAGCCGTCACCGGTGGCGAGGTCCACGTCGAACCGCGACTCCACGCCGGAGCGGCCGGGCGCGAGGAACACGTCGTCGTAGGTCAGGTCGGTGGTGGGCTGCTGCCCGTTCAAGAACTGCACAAGGCTCCACGATACGTGCCGGAGGTCGTGCGCAGGCCGGGTTAGAGGGAAAACGACTGGCTCACCCCGGCGCCCACCGAAGGTGTGACGCGATCTCATTGCGCCGTGCTCTTTGCCGGGACTACAGTCGCTGATGGCTGCGCACCGAGGTGCGTGGAAGTACGCCGGGACCCCCCGCCAGTGTGGTGGGACCCCGGCCTCTGCATTTCTGGGGTCATCGAACTTCGATCTCGATGCTGTGGACGGCATCCCCGATTATTTCCAAGTACGCCGGATTTCCTCGCTCAGCGG from Saccharopolyspora sp. SCSIO 74807 encodes:
- a CDS encoding DUF885 domain-containing protein; translated protein: MDAHQVVNEYVLLGLRLDRLEPGAVEAFAGDPLLRHRAAREAPPAPSRLVASVQRLRAALPGCGLSAPREEFITAQLPALECTAHRLAGRELPLADTAERCFQVHPRPGDPDDYRRVHAELAAVLPGRGDPAIRLARLRAAEAVPADSLSAAVSALSRALRAQARAEIGLPAQESVRFRLVRDRPWTGLHRYLGDFRSLVAVNADHEHWAGQLPWLVAHESYPGHHTDQCRKESASAQRPELALALRDTPQSVISEGLADLGLRIAVGPGWGRWAAEVLAGAGVAMDGELAERVQGLLRQLSRVRWDAALLLHDRGADAGTAVRHLRRWGLMSERRARALVEFLADRRRAVRTAAYVEGGRLVGSWLGACPARGDRVRRLLDEAWTPRALARELGCLPQAEAGCSVRR
- a CDS encoding PhoH family protein; translation: MTTRRSQPTAEHPAETGVPAGVPNPVELRTYVLDTSVLLSDPWAMTRFAEHSVVLPLVVISELEGKRHHPELGWFAREALRGLDELRIRNGRLDAPVQVGEHGGTLHVELNHSDPEVLPPGFRTDSNDARILACSLNLAADGYRVTLVTKDMPLRVKAASVALEAEEYRAQDVVSTGWNGMADLDVPPNAVDTLFKEGVADLDDARDLPANTGLRMLAGSQSALGRVTADKQVKLVRGDREAFGLHGRSAEQRIALDLLLDPEVGILSLGGRAGTGKSALALCAGLEAVMERQQHRKVVVFRPVYAVGGQELGYLPGSENDKMQPWAQAVFDTLGALASENVLDEVTDRGMLEVLPLTHIRGRSLHDSFVIVDEAQSLERNVLLTVLSRLGANSRVVLTHDVAQRDNLRVGRHDGVAAVIEKLKGHPLFAHITLTRSERSPVAALVTEMLEGEFTP
- a CDS encoding GuaB1 family IMP dehydrogenase-related protein; this translates as MQFLNGQQPTTDLTYDDVFLAPGRSGVESRFDVDLATGDGSGTTLPIVVANMTAVAGRRMAETVARRGGLVVLPQDVAPSAVGEIVSWVKERHPVWDTPLVLRPDDAVTDVLNLLPKRAHGAVVVVDEDGRPVGVADEAACTGVDRFARVGEVADRNPVVLPLETKPREVFEQLHRQGRQLAIAVDAEGKLAGVLTQRGSLRAEVYAPALDGAGKLRVAAAVGVNGDVPAKAAALLAAGVDALVVDTAHGHQEKMISALRSVRELDPSVPVVAGNVVTAEGVRDLAEAGADVIKVGVGPGAMCTTRMMTGVGRPQFSAVAECAAAARELGKHVWADGGVRHPRDVALALAAGAASVMVGSWFAGTYESPGDLLRDEHGRAYKESFGMASKRAVSARTRTDSAFDQARKALFEEGISSSRMRIDPQRPGVEDLLDEISSGLRSSCTYAGARNLAEFHESAQVGIQSAAGFAEGRPLPTGW